GCCCAGTTCCCGCGCCGCCGGATTCCCGGGCGTGTGGGTGGCCATCGACTGTGGTATGCGTGGCCACGCCAATGAATGGTTCGGTCGGTGACGTGTGACGGCGTCAGTCGGACTGGGCGGCCTCGACCTTCCCGGCGTACGTCTCGAGCTCCGCCGCGAGTTCGCGGGCCTGGGCCGCCGAGAGCGTCACCGTGTCGGCGTGGGGTTCGACGTGTTCGATGTCGGTGTTGTCCAGCTCCACCTGGAGCTCGACGTGGTCTGGGTCCGTCCGTGGGGCGGTGACGTTGAGCACCGCGAGTGCCTCCTCCTCGAAGCCGTGACCCTCGATTACGCCGTCGAGCAGGTCGAACGTCGTGTACGCGTTGACCTTCATGATGCGGTCGACCATGCCCGGTGGTTGGCGGGTCAGGCAGGTAACGGCTGCGTTCCGGGACGACCGTCGGCCCCGGCCGGCGACCAGGGGCGTTCGTTCCAGTACATCCGGCCAGACCGCTATCGACCGGCGGCTACCGACGACCGGCTCGCCACGTACAGCGAGTACGTGAGTATCGCGAACCCGACGGCCGTGAGCGCACTCTCGGCGACCAGCGCCGTCCCCGTGTCAACGGCGAGCAGCTGGTCCGCGATACCCGCCGACAGCGACCCGGCGGTGACCGTCCCGAATCCGACGGCCAGCCACCGCAACGGCCGCGTCGACGTCTTGACCGCCGCGGTGGCGGCGACGTAGGTGACCAGGCCGGCCAGCAGGAGCGTTACCGTCTTGAGTACGACGACGAGTGGCGTGATGGCTGTGTCATAGTTCCTCGCTGATGCGCGACCAGAGTCGCGCCAGCCGTTCGTCCGGCGACTCGCCGTCCCGGACGACGTCGACCGCGAACGGGTCGTCGCCGTCGACGGCGACGAAGACCCCCGAACAGTCCCGAACGTAGGTGGTCTCGTGGTGGCCGTCGGACCGGACCGCCGTCCGCTCGTCGACGAGTGCGGCCTCGCTCAGCTGCTGGAGCTTCCGGTACGTGCTCGTCTGTGGCAGGTCACAGTCCGCCGCGACGGCTTTGGCTGGCCGGGGCTCGTCCAGCGCCGTGAGGATGGCCCGGCAGTCCGGGTCGGCGAGGGCTTCGAACACCGCTTGTCGGTCTATCGACGCGTCGTCTGACACTGCGGGGGACCTCCGTTCGGGGTTGTGGGCGGGGGGCGTCGGTGAACTTCGCCTGCGGTCGGTTTCAAACCACCGGTCGGGAGCGCTGTCGACAGCCGGCGGCCGGACGACGTAGCACACCTGCCCGCTTTCCAGATTCTGGAAATCACCGGGACCTTTTGCTATCCAGGCACCGACATCTGAGACGATGCGAGCGCCCTCCACCCGCAGACAGTTCGTCGCTTGCACCGCCCTCGCCGGACTCGGCGCCGCCGCCGGTTGTCTCTCGACCGACGGGACGGCGTCTGCCTCGGACGATGGTCCGGACCAGACCGACTCGGCGACCCCCGACCCGACGACGACACCGCCCTCGGACCTCGAGGCCTGGCTGGCCGACGCCACCGGCTACGACGGCGACCGGGCGCGGTACGGCCCCGGGGACCAGTCGACGGTCGCCGTCGGCGAACCCTTCGGCGACGACTACGCCTTCTACCCCGCCGTCGTGGAAGTCGCCCCGATGACGCGAGTCCGCTGGGAGTGGACCGGCCACGGCGGCCAGCACAACGTCGTCGCGCTCGACGGGACCTTCGACAGCGGCCGGACGAACGCCCAGTCGGGCACCAGCTACGACTACATCTTCGACGAGACCGGCGTCTACCCCTACGTCTCCGAACCCCGCCGGGACGAGGGGATGCGAGGGGCAGTGGTCGTCCGCGAACCGCCGACGACGGGCTACCCGGCGGTCGACGAGTGGCTGGCGAGCGTCGGGAACTTCGACGGGACCGTCACCGACCGGACCGACGCCGAGACGACCACCGTGACCACCGGTGCCGAGGGCAACGGCGGCCACTTCGCGTTCACCCCACCGGTGCTGAAAGTCGAGGTCGGTACCACCGTCCGCTGGGAGTGGACCGGCCACGGCGGCGGCCACAACGTCGCCTTCGAGGACGCGGACATCGAATCCGACGACATCCTCCCGGAGCCGGGCGTCCACTTCGAGCACACCTTCGAGTCGTCGGGGTCGTACCTGTACTCCTGTCTCCCCCACAAGGCGCTGGGGATGCGCGGAGCCGTCGTCGTCGAGTAACTCGCCGTGGATGTCGGTCCCGAAAGCCGGCGACCGGCACCCCCTCCACGGCGAGGCCCCGTCGCGGAGCGCACGGCTCACCCCGGGCCCTCGAACGACGACGCGCCGGTTCGACGCGGGAACTGCTGATACCACAGGAATCCCCCGGCGTTGTGACAAACCAGCCACCGAACAGCCGTAGAATCGATTTACTGGAAGGTATAAATCGGATAACGGGGTTCTGTAGACGTTCGTTTACTCTATTGGCTGTTTAGAAAACGAATGCGGAACACTTACCCGTGTGGCCGGCCCAGGTATAGTTGCAATGGCAAACGGTAAGGTTGATTTCTTCAACGACACAGGCGGTTACGGTTTCATTTCGACTGAGGACGCGGACGATGACGTTTTCTTCCACATGGAGGACGTTGGCGGACCGGACCTCGAAGAAGGACAGGACGTCGATTTCGACATCGAACAGGCCCCCAAGGGCCCGCGCGCGACGAACGTCGTTCGCAACTAACGCCGAGTTCCACCGTCGTCGTCCGACGACGCGGTACGACTCGAT
The DNA window shown above is from Haloarcula halobia and carries:
- a CDS encoding DUF6360 family protein — its product is MVDRIMKVNAYTTFDLLDGVIEGHGFEEEALAVLNVTAPRTDPDHVELQVELDNTDIEHVEPHADTVTLSAAQARELAAELETYAGKVEAAQSD
- a CDS encoding DUF7521 family protein, with protein sequence MTPLVVVLKTVTLLLAGLVTYVAATAAVKTSTRPLRWLAVGFGTVTAGSLSAGIADQLLAVDTGTALVAESALTAVGFAILTYSLYVASRSSVAAGR
- a CDS encoding winged helix-turn-helix domain-containing protein; this encodes MSDDASIDRQAVFEALADPDCRAILTALDEPRPAKAVAADCDLPQTSTYRKLQQLSEAALVDERTAVRSDGHHETTYVRDCSGVFVAVDGDDPFAVDVVRDGESPDERLARLWSRISEEL
- a CDS encoding halocyanin domain-containing protein — its product is MRAPSTRRQFVACTALAGLGAAAGCLSTDGTASASDDGPDQTDSATPDPTTTPPSDLEAWLADATGYDGDRARYGPGDQSTVAVGEPFGDDYAFYPAVVEVAPMTRVRWEWTGHGGQHNVVALDGTFDSGRTNAQSGTSYDYIFDETGVYPYVSEPRRDEGMRGAVVVREPPTTGYPAVDEWLASVGNFDGTVTDRTDAETTTVTTGAEGNGGHFAFTPPVLKVEVGTTVRWEWTGHGGGHNVAFEDADIESDDILPEPGVHFEHTFESSGSYLYSCLPHKALGMRGAVVVE
- a CDS encoding cold-shock protein, whose product is MANGKVDFFNDTGGYGFISTEDADDDVFFHMEDVGGPDLEEGQDVDFDIEQAPKGPRATNVVRN